The following are from one region of the Melospiza melodia melodia isolate bMelMel2 chromosome 14, bMelMel2.pri, whole genome shotgun sequence genome:
- the SPARC gene encoding SPARC: protein MRAWIFFLLCLAGKALAAPQEALPDETEVIEDPTTEEPVGANPVQVEVGEFEEPTEDVEEIVAENPCQNHHCKHGKVCEVDDNNSPMCVCQDPSSCPASAGVFEKVCGTDNKTYDSSCHFFATKCTLEGTKKGHKLHLDYIGPCKFIPACLDTELTEFPLRMRDWLKNVLITLYERDEDNNLLTEKQKLKVKKIHENEKRLEAGDHTVELLARDFEKNYNMYIFPVHWQFGQLDQHPIDGYLSHTELAPLRAPLIPMEHCTTRFFEACDLDNDKYIALEEWASCFGIKEKDIDKDLVI from the exons ATGAGGgcctggatttttttccttctctgcctGGCAGGCAAAGCCCTGGCAGCGCCG caggaggctctgcccgATGAGACGGAGGTCATCGAGGATCCCACCACAGAG GAGCCCGTGGGGGCTAACCCTGTCCAGGTGGAGGTGGGAGAGTTTGAGGAACCCACCGAGGATGTAGAGGAGATTGTTGCAGAGA ACCCCTGCCAGAACCACCACTGCAAGCACGGCAAGGTGTGTGAGGTGGATGACAACAACTCTCCCATGTGTGTGTGCCAGGACCCCTCCAGCTGCCCCGCCAGCGCCGGCGTCTTCGAGAAG GTCTGTGGCACTGACAACAAGACCTACGACTCCTCCTGCCATTTCTTTGCCACCAAGTGCACCTTGGAGGGAACCAAGAAGGGACACAAGCTGCACCTGGACTACATTGGGCCTTGCAAAT TCATCCCTGCCTGCCTGGACACGGAGCTGACCGAGTTCCCCCTGCGCATGCGGGACTGGCTCAAGAACGTGCTGATCACGCTGTACGAGCGCGACGAGGACAACAACCTGCTGACCGAGAAGCAGAAGCTCAAG GTGAAGAAGATCCACGAGAACGAGAAGCGCCTGGAGGCCGGTGACCACACCGTGGAGCTCCTGGCCAGGGACTTTGAGAAGAACTACAACATGTACATCTTCCCTGTGCACTGGCAGTTCGGGCAGCTGGACCAGCACCCCATTGATGG gtaCCTGTCCCACACGGAGCTGGCCCCGCTGCGTGCCCCCCTGATCCCCATGGAGCACTGCACCACTCGCTTCTTCGAGGCCTGCGACCTGGACAACGACAAGTACATCGCCCTGGAGGAGTGGGCCAGCTGCTTTGGCATCAAGGAGA AGGACATAGACAAGGATCTCGTGATCTAA